Part of the Paenibacillus sp. FSL R7-0273 genome is shown below.
GCGGCCATACCAAGCCGGTCTGGGATGCCATCTGGGGCTTCTAATTGTATATTTGCGGCGGCGAATCGGCCTGCACACAGTTACTTCCTTAGGGAGCTGGCTGCTGTGCGGGCTCTTTTTGTGCAAGGCGGCTGGAGAACGCGGGGGATGGGCTTGAACAAATTAGAGGGAAAAATCCCTTTGATGGTGCCCGCAGGAGGGTGGATTGGCTGAAATAGAGGGAAAAATCCCCCTGATGGTGCTCGCAAGAGGGTGGCTTGGGCGAAATAGAGGGAAAAATCCCTTTGATGGTGCCCGCAGGAGGGTGAATGGGGCGAAATAGAGGGAAAAATCCCTTTGATGGTGCCCGCAGGAGGGTGGATTGGGCGAAATAGAGGGAAAAATCCCTTTGATGGCTCTCGCAGGAGGGTAGATTGGGCGAAATAGAGGGAAAAATCCCTTTGATGGTGCCCGCAGGAAGGTGAGTTGGGGTAAATAGAGGGAAAAATCCCTTTGATGGTGCCCGCAAGAGGGTGGCTTGGGCGAAATAGAGGGAAAAATCCCTTTGATGGTGCCCGCAGGAGGGTGGATTGGCCAAAATAGAGGGAGAAATCCTTTTAGTGGTCCTCTCTAAATTCAGCTTTAACAGCCACGTCTGCCAACCAAGCATTCAAACCGCCCGTTCCCTTGTAACCTGACTTTAAGTAGGGCATGCTCCAATTCTCAGTCCGACCAACCAGCATTCGCTAACCCCAGACACTATCGATGAAGTTCGCCAACCTAGCATTCGAACCGCCCGTTCCCTTGTAACCTGACTTTAAGTAGGGCATGCTCCAATCCTCAGTCCGATCAACCAGCATTCGCTAACCCCAGACACTATCGATTAAGTCCGCCAACCCTACGCCTCTATTAGCCGCGTCCGCCAACACAGCCTGCGAATCGCCGCCATCCATCTAACTTTGTCTTTAAGTAGCGTATCCGCTACCCTTTGGTCCGAGCGACCAGCCCCTTCACCAACTCCCCCTGCCTTTATCCACCACGTCCGCCAACACAGAATCCCAGTTGCCTGTCCCCGTGTAACCTGTCTTTAAGCAGCGCATCCGCCAATCCTCAGTCCGACCAACCAGCACCCGCTAATCCCGCTAATCGCAGTTAAGCCCTTCTAGTCTCCGCCCGCCACCTCGCCTCTGCCAGCCACCCCCGCCCCCATGCTCTACCGCCCGCCATCCTCCTCGCAGCCCTCCTGCCATTCCGCCTAGAACCGCACACTAAACCCGTTAAAATAGTGTGTACCTGTGCCAAACGATACCAGGTTGTTCTCCCGTAGCGTCATAACCGCCCGCTCCACGTCAGCCATAATGCCGGGGTCCAGGCCCAGTGTGTTATGTGATCCGTAGATTCTGCTTACACCGGGTATCCCTGCAATCCGTTCCCACGAACGTACCAGCTCCGAAGGGCTTGTCGATGGATAGAATGCATATACTGGCGTTTCATCGTACAGCAGGTCCCCTGTAAACAAATAGCCGGAAGTCGCCTCAAAAAAGCATAAATGTCCCGGTGAATGCCCCGGCGTATGTATAACCTCCACACTTCTCCCGCCCAGATCAATGATCTGGCCATCACTCAGCAGCCCGGCCGGCTTACCGCGATAAGGGGTATAGGCCGCAGCATCAAAGCCCGCAGGCAGCGGCAGGCTCAAATCCCGTACGAGATCTGCTCTAATCTGTTCGATAGATAAGCCCTGTATGCCATGCTCCAGCCAGCTGCAGTCCTCCTCATGTACATATATTTCACTGAACAGCCCATGGCCCCCGATATGATCGGTGTGGACGTGGGTGGTGAGGACAGAGACCGGAAGTGTGGTCAGCCGGCGGGTTAGCTCCCGGATATTGCTGATGCCGAGTCCCGTGTCGATCAGGGCAGCCTTTTGCTGCCCGAGCAGCAGGAAGGAATGGACCTTCTCCCAGTGTCCGTATTCGCTGATGGCAAAGGTCCGTGCATCGATGGGCGTCACCGTAAACCATGGATGATTAAGCATATAGGTCCCCCTTAAAATAAGCTTGTTCCAAGCCGCATCTTCACATTAGCATAATCCAATCAGAAAATAATCCCAATTTTTTCTCAGAAAACTATTGACGATGGAAATAACAGGACATATACTGTGTATATAGATATATACAGTAAGCACACAGTGATCACAGTAATCACACCGAGCTTCTATATCTGCTGAATTAAAGCGAGGTTAAAGGAAAATGACAAATTTAAAACAGGCGTTGATCATTGTAAGAAGTGACTTCAACGGCGACAGGCTGAAGTTATTATGGATGCTGCTGTGGGCGCTGCTGTTCATGGGTTACATGGGCGGGCTATCCAGTATGATCATCCAGGATACGCTGGATAACGGTGACGGGAAGATTCTTGCCGACATCATGTTCATGACAGTCATTCCGATGCTGGGGTTCACCTTTTCCAAGCGGACGATGAAGTATCTGACGGAAGATTCTTACACCCGGATGCTGGCCTACATGCGCACCTTGCCTATTCCAACTGCTGTGATTCTCTGCAAAAGAAAGCTGCACGCAGTCAGCTCTATCGGGCTGAACGGATTGGTATTTTTCGGCCTCATCTATGCCATCAGCAGTAATATGCGTCAGGAGCTTCCGTTTATAAATTACCTGGCTTTTACGCTAACCTGGATCGGGCTGGGGCTGATTGTTGCAGGGCTGTACATTTTTATCGAGCTGCTGGCAAGCGGAAAAGCTTATTTTATCTACGTGATGCTCTTTACCTTCATTTACATCGGAGCGGCGGTGCTGACCTGGCTGGCAGGCGGAAATCTTATTTTGTACACAGTCAGCTATTCCAAGGAGTGGGGGCTGCTCTCCCCGCTGATGTGGGGAACGCTGGTGCTTGGTACCTTATCGGTCCAGCTATTCTCCGCATGGACGATACACCGGCTTAAGAGCCGCGATCTCGTATGAGAGGGCGGGGGTAAGGATGTGGATACCTATTCAGATCAACGAAAACAGTGCCGAGCCGCTGTACCATCAGATTGAGACGCAGCTGCGCTCACTGATTATCAGCGGAAATATTACAGAAGGGACACTGCTTCCCTCAATCCGCGAATTTGCCGGAGAGCTGAAATGCAGTGTTATCACAGTCCGCCGGGTCTATCAGGATCTGGAGAATGAAGGGCTGCTGCGGACCAGACAGGGAACAGGTACATTTGTCTCCCATGTCGGAGCAGGAGCGATGGAGGAGTACAAACGGGATGCGATCCGCAAAGCGCTGGAGGGTGCAGTCGATGTTGGATTGTCCGTACAGTGCAGCGCAGAGGAGCTGACCCGGATGTTTACAGACATTGTAACGAGCAAATATAACACAAAGTCATGAAGGGTGGGGGCGTTTCATGGTACAGCAGGCCATAGAGCTGCGGGATGTAAGCAAGAAGCGGCACAAGCGGACGATCGGGCCGCTTAATCTTAGCCTTCCGCAAGGCTACATTACCGCACTGGTGGGTCAGAACGGCTCCGGCAAAAGCACGCTGCTGCATATGCTGCTGCAGCTGAGCTTCCCGGAGGAAGGCGAGATCCGCTGGTTCGAACAGAAGCATCCCGGGGGGCTGCCGCTGGAGATCCGCCAGCGTATGGCCTATGTGCCGGAAACCTCACAGGCTGAGGAGAATTTCTGGACGGCAGCAGAGGCAGCGGACTTCCGCAGGCAGTGGTATCCTTCCTGGGACCAGGAGTATTTTGAGGAGCTGACCCGGAAATTTGAGATTCCGCAGGATGCCCGGCTGGGCAAAATGTCCAAGGGGGAACGGCGCAAATTCGAAATAGCCGCGGCCCTGGCCACCCGGCCCCGCCTGCTGCTGCTGGATGAGCCTTCTTCCGGACTGGACCCGTTCGCCTGGAAGATCATGATTGAAACGCTGCGCAAGTTTATGGATGATACGGACGCCACTGTGCTGATCTGTACCCATATTGTAGAAGAAGTGAGGCGGCTCGCCGACTACATTGTGCTCATGCACCAGGGGCAGCTGCTCGGCATGGCCGAGAAAGACAGCCTGTTCGGCTTATGGAATGAGGTATGGGTGAATGCAGCGGATGAGGCGGAGCTGCAGGAGCTGGCGGCAGAGCTTCCGGAAGCCTTGCATTTCGGCTGGGAGCAGCCGGGAGTAGCCTCTTTTATAACCCGGGAATTTTCCCGGAATGAGAAACGCATCCTGGATCTGGGCGTAAAGGTACTGAAGAGCCGGGCACTGGAGCTGGATGAAATACTTAGCCTATGGACACAAGGACATCGTCCGGTCCTGTTAGACCAGAAGAGAGGGGATTAACCAATGGAAGCTTTGAAGCTGGAACAGGTAGTGAAGCAGTACGGTGATAAGACGGCGGTTAACGGTATCAATCTGAAGGTGGAGCAAGGGGAGATTTACGGGCTGCTCGGAGCAAACGGGGCAGGTAAAACGACTACAATGCGTATGGTGCTTGGCCTGATTTATCCGGATGAGGGTAAAATCCTTTACAACGGCAAGGAGTTCAGCAACGAGCTTCAGCATCTGATGGGGTATCTGCCCGAGGAGCGCGGCCTGTATCCAAAGGTGAAGGTAAGCGACCAGATTGTCTATCTTGCCCGGCTGCGCGGCATGGCTGCCAGCGACGCGGACAAGAGCCTGCGTTACTGGCTGGACCGCTTTGAGGTTCCTGAGTACTACAACAAAAAAATTGAAGAGCTGTCGAAGGGCAATCAGCAAAAAATGGGCTTCATTGCCGCCGTCGTCCACAAGCCGCAGATCCTCGTGCTTGATGAAGCATTCAGCGGACTGGACCCGGTCAATGTGGAGCTGCTCAAGGATACGGTCAAAGAGCTGCGTGACCAGGGCACAAGCATTCTGTTCTCCACCCACCGGATGGAGCATGTAGAGGAGCTGTGCAGGCACATTACGATTCTTGACCGCTCTAATACAGTAGTGCAGGGCGATATCCGTGATATCAAAAAGAGTTACCCGCGTGAAGAGGTTATTCTGCGCACAGCCGGCGAGGTTGCCGGACTGGAGGGGATTGCCGGGGTTACTGCAGTGAAACGGCAGGAACGCGGCTATGTATTATCAATCAGTGAGATTGGCGCAGCACAGCGCATTCTGCAGCAGGCTATTCTTGCCGGAGAGGTCGAGCATTTCGAGATCAAGGAACCGACGCTAAACCAAATCTTTATCAGAGCGGTGGGTGAATCAAATGAATAAGATGGGGACGATTATCGGATTTACTTTTAAGAATAAGGTAAAGACCAAGGCTTTTCTTATAACAACGCTGATTCTGGTGGTTCTGCTGAGTATCGGTATGAATATTCCCTACTTTATCAAAGTTTTTAAGGGAGAGGACACTGCGGAAGGCGGCGGCAACCGCAGCCAGATTGCAGTTATTGCGGAGTCCGGGAATCCGGCAGCCGAGCTGCTTCTGTCATCTTCGGCTCCCGCTAATCCCAACGATGATACGTTTGCAGTAACGTTCACATCATTTTCTTCGGCGGATGATGCCGCATTGAAGGAAGGTCTGGATAAAGGTGACATTGAAGGCTATCTCACCTTTGGAGAGGCAGCTGGCGAAGGGCTTCCGCCTGTAACCTACCACAACGAGGACGGTGAGCTTGGCGGAGAAGTGCAGACGTATCTGCAGAGCGCCCTGCAGGCGGTCAATACACAGCTGATCGTTGGTGACAAGCTGACAGACAGCCAGGTTGCTGCTATGTATGCCCCGGTAACAATTGCTACACAGGAGCTCAGCACCGATGGTACCCAGGCCGGGGAAGAGGCTGAACAGACTGCGGCAACGATCAACTACGTAGTTGTCTATGTCCTTCTGATCCTGTTCTTCATGTCCATTATGATGACTGGTAACATGATTTCGGCAGAGGTTACCTCAGAGAAAAGCTCGCGCATCATGGAGATTCTGATTACGAGCGCATCGCCGTTAACCCAGATGTTCGGCAAGGTCATCGGTATTTTCCTGGTCGGACTGATGCAAATCGCAATCATTGCAGTAAGTGTAACCGCGAATCTGATGTTGCCGCATAACTCGGGTATTCTGGCTGACTTCGAGCTGGATATGAGCCAGCTTAGCATCTCGCTTCTGGTCTACGGATTAATCCTGTATATCCTGGGCTACTTCCTGTATGCACTTATCTACGCGGCGGTCGGTTCCATTGTCAGCCGTACAGAGGATCTCGGCCAGGCTATCACACCGATTATGATGATCGGCTTCGTGAACTTCTATGTTCCGCTGTTCAGCATTTGGGCTCCGAATACCACGCTGGTCAAGGTAGCGAGCTACATTCCGTTCACCTCACCGCTGAGTATGCTGCTGCGTATCGGAGTCGGCCAGGTCGCCTTCTGGGAGATTATCGTCTCGCTGGTCATTCTGCTGGTAACAACCTTTGCATTCGGCTGGCTGGCAGCGAAGATCTACCGCACAGGCGTACTGATGTACGGCAAGCGCCCAAGCATTAAAGAGATCAGAAAAGCAATGAAGGCCTACAAAATCTAATACAAAAATAAAAATAAGAGGAGCAATTACAATGATGAGTAAAAAAAATCAAAACTTCCTGTTTCTTGCAGTATGCGCGTTGAACATGATTATGTTCGGTCTGGTAATAGATACGAACGGTTCCCCAGTACGTGACTTCATACAAGGACTAACCGTAGGATTAAGTGCTGCAGCAGTGTTTGCAATGCTGTGGGGAATGGCCAAAGAGCGCAGAAGCAGAGCGTAACGCATCCCTTGTATTTGAATAACAAACTTTGTCATCCCTGTGTCTACTATCCTATATTTGCTTAATTATATTATGTTGACTATATGAAGCTAAAGGAGACAAGGTACATGAGAAACTGGAAACAAATGCTATTATCTCTTACCCTATCGGCAGGATTGCTTACCGCAACAGCAGCTCCGGCCATGGCCGCCCCGCAGCAGCCGGCAATAAAAGTGAACAATCAGGTCGTGGAATACAAGGCAGGCGCACCGGTCAACAATCAGGGCACTACGCTTGTTCCGCTTAGAGCTACGCTTGAAGCGATGGATGCCCAGCTGCAGAATGCGGCGGGCGACACAATCTATGCCATTGTTGACGGTAAGTCCGTTACTCTGAAAAGTAAGCTTACCGTAATTAACGGCGTGACCTACGCACCTATCCGGGTTCTAGGTGATGCCGCGGGTTACGAGGTCAGCTGGGATACGCAGACCCGTACGGTTGTTCTGAAGACCAAGACTACAGGCAGCGGAAGCCAGAGTGCTGTAAGTACGCAAGGCGGACGCGGCTTCATGTGGGAAGTCGAAAGCAACGGCAACACGGTGTATCTGGTCGGCTCCATGCATATTGCCGATGACAGCTTCTATCCGCTGAGCAAGGAATTTGAAGAGGCTTTTGCCGAGTCTGATTATCTTGGTGTAGAAATTGATATCAGCAAGGCGGCTGATGAGGCATCGCAGAAGCTGGTTCTGGAAATGGGGACGTATCAGGACGGCACGACGCTGAAGGATCATATCTCCGGCGAGACATATGCCAAGCTGGGTGAGGTGCTTAAGGAAGCAGGTGTTCAGGCCAATGCGCTGGACCAGTTCAAGCCTTGGGTGGCAGAAACGACACTCAGCAGCCTGAAAGCAGCGACGGCCGGCTACGAGGCTTCAGCCGGAATTGACTTGTACTTCATTCAGAAGGCGATTGAGCGGAAAATTCCGGTTGTGGAGCTGGAATCCTATGAATCCCAGCTGGGTATGTTCAACAACTTCTCCAAAGAGCTGCAGGAGGCTAATCTTCTCGCAGCAATAGAGAATTATGATGTGATTGATCAGAGTGTAGATATGATGGCCGAGATCTGGAAATCAGGCAATGATGAGCAGCTGCTGCAGCTGACCAACAGCTTTGCCGGAGACGCGGAATACTACAAGGCGATGCTGGTTGACCGCAACATCGGTATGGCTGACAAAATTGACGATTACCTTAAGAACGGCAAGAATGAAGAGTATTTCATTGTAGTCGGTGCGGCGCATTACCTGGGTGAGCATGGCATTATCAAGCTGCTCCAGGATAAGGGTTATACTGTGGTCCGGAAATAACATATCAGCAGGAAAAAAGGTGCCCATCCGGAGAGGATCGGCATCTTTTTCTTGATTAGCGGCAGCAGGACTTGCGAGGGGCTGGTGATCCGGCCGCCGATAGTGTACCCTTAGTACTAAGGAGTGGTAGTCTTGAACCTGAATGTAAAAACCCCGGTATTAGTTACCGGTTCCGCCCTGCTGATCGTAGCCAGCAGTCTGCTTCAGCCGGATGGCAGCACCCTGCTGGGTGCGTTACAGACCCTGCTGCTGGGTCTGGGAATCCTGGGCTGCCTGATGGCTGTCCTGCGGTTCGTAAAGAGCAGCAAGAAGAGCAGCGGTAAAGGGAAAAAGAGATAAAAGATAACTACATATGAAATCCGCTTAATTTCCGTAACGGAAAGCGGGG
Proteins encoded:
- a CDS encoding MBL fold metallo-hydrolase, producing the protein MLNHPWFTVTPIDARTFAISEYGHWEKVHSFLLLGQQKAALIDTGLGISNIRELTRRLTTLPVSVLTTHVHTDHIGGHGLFSEIYVHEEDCSWLEHGIQGLSIEQIRADLVRDLSLPLPAGFDAAAYTPYRGKPAGLLSDGQIIDLGGRSVEVIHTPGHSPGHLCFFEATSGYLFTGDLLYDETPVYAFYPSTSPSELVRSWERIAGIPGVSRIYGSHNTLGLDPGIMADVERAVMTLRENNLVSFGTGTHYFNGFSVRF
- a CDS encoding GntR family transcriptional regulator, yielding MWIPIQINENSAEPLYHQIETQLRSLIISGNITEGTLLPSIREFAGELKCSVITVRRVYQDLENEGLLRTRQGTGTFVSHVGAGAMEEYKRDAIRKALEGAVDVGLSVQCSAEELTRMFTDIVTSKYNTKS
- a CDS encoding ABC transporter ATP-binding protein, with amino-acid sequence MVQQAIELRDVSKKRHKRTIGPLNLSLPQGYITALVGQNGSGKSTLLHMLLQLSFPEEGEIRWFEQKHPGGLPLEIRQRMAYVPETSQAEENFWTAAEAADFRRQWYPSWDQEYFEELTRKFEIPQDARLGKMSKGERRKFEIAAALATRPRLLLLDEPSSGLDPFAWKIMIETLRKFMDDTDATVLICTHIVEEVRRLADYIVLMHQGQLLGMAEKDSLFGLWNEVWVNAADEAELQELAAELPEALHFGWEQPGVASFITREFSRNEKRILDLGVKVLKSRALELDEILSLWTQGHRPVLLDQKRGD
- a CDS encoding ABC transporter ATP-binding protein → MEALKLEQVVKQYGDKTAVNGINLKVEQGEIYGLLGANGAGKTTTMRMVLGLIYPDEGKILYNGKEFSNELQHLMGYLPEERGLYPKVKVSDQIVYLARLRGMAASDADKSLRYWLDRFEVPEYYNKKIEELSKGNQQKMGFIAAVVHKPQILVLDEAFSGLDPVNVELLKDTVKELRDQGTSILFSTHRMEHVEELCRHITILDRSNTVVQGDIRDIKKSYPREEVILRTAGEVAGLEGIAGVTAVKRQERGYVLSISEIGAAQRILQQAILAGEVEHFEIKEPTLNQIFIRAVGESNE
- a CDS encoding ABC transporter permease, producing the protein MNKMGTIIGFTFKNKVKTKAFLITTLILVVLLSIGMNIPYFIKVFKGEDTAEGGGNRSQIAVIAESGNPAAELLLSSSAPANPNDDTFAVTFTSFSSADDAALKEGLDKGDIEGYLTFGEAAGEGLPPVTYHNEDGELGGEVQTYLQSALQAVNTQLIVGDKLTDSQVAAMYAPVTIATQELSTDGTQAGEEAEQTAATINYVVVYVLLILFFMSIMMTGNMISAEVTSEKSSRIMEILITSASPLTQMFGKVIGIFLVGLMQIAIIAVSVTANLMLPHNSGILADFELDMSQLSISLLVYGLILYILGYFLYALIYAAVGSIVSRTEDLGQAITPIMMIGFVNFYVPLFSIWAPNTTLVKVASYIPFTSPLSMLLRIGVGQVAFWEIIVSLVILLVTTFAFGWLAAKIYRTGVLMYGKRPSIKEIRKAMKAYKI
- a CDS encoding TraB/GumN family protein translates to MRNWKQMLLSLTLSAGLLTATAAPAMAAPQQPAIKVNNQVVEYKAGAPVNNQGTTLVPLRATLEAMDAQLQNAAGDTIYAIVDGKSVTLKSKLTVINGVTYAPIRVLGDAAGYEVSWDTQTRTVVLKTKTTGSGSQSAVSTQGGRGFMWEVESNGNTVYLVGSMHIADDSFYPLSKEFEEAFAESDYLGVEIDISKAADEASQKLVLEMGTYQDGTTLKDHISGETYAKLGEVLKEAGVQANALDQFKPWVAETTLSSLKAATAGYEASAGIDLYFIQKAIERKIPVVELESYESQLGMFNNFSKELQEANLLAAIENYDVIDQSVDMMAEIWKSGNDEQLLQLTNSFAGDAEYYKAMLVDRNIGMADKIDDYLKNGKNEEYFIVVGAAHYLGEHGIIKLLQDKGYTVVRK